A window of the Sporosarcina sp. FSL K6-2383 genome harbors these coding sequences:
- the yqeH gene encoding ribosome biogenesis GTPase YqeH — MEEIKCIGCGITIQTDNPKLEGYAPPASLEKEDVICKRCFRLRNYNELQPVTLSGDDFLKILNGIGQKDGLVVKVVDIFDFNGSWINGLHRFVGKKDILLIGNKADILPKSLNPNRLINWMKTEAAKLGLKPVDVLLVSAHTGKGMEEALTAIDTHRHGKDVYVVGCTNVGKSTFINRIIKSATGIGEVITTSHFPGTTLDLVEIPLDDGKAIYDTPGIINDHQIAHYLDAEDLKAITPKKEIKPKVFQLNAEQTLYIGGLARFDFISGDRSSFTIHVSNHLPIHRTKLANADALYKEHLGGLLSPPSGESLEKLPPLVRHEFSVKKGKMDLVISGLGWVTIQHPGVVVAVHAPRGVDVVLRPSLI, encoded by the coding sequence TTGGAAGAGATTAAATGTATTGGTTGTGGGATTACGATCCAGACCGACAATCCGAAATTAGAAGGGTATGCCCCCCCGGCATCATTGGAAAAAGAGGACGTTATTTGCAAACGATGTTTCCGACTGCGTAATTATAATGAATTGCAGCCGGTTACATTATCAGGTGACGATTTTCTGAAAATCTTGAATGGCATTGGTCAAAAAGATGGCCTAGTTGTTAAAGTTGTCGATATTTTTGATTTCAATGGTAGCTGGATCAATGGCTTACATCGTTTTGTCGGTAAGAAAGATATTTTATTGATTGGTAATAAAGCAGATATTTTACCGAAGTCATTGAATCCAAATCGATTGATTAATTGGATGAAAACAGAGGCGGCGAAGCTCGGCTTGAAGCCAGTTGATGTCTTGCTTGTTTCTGCGCATACAGGAAAAGGAATGGAAGAAGCATTAACAGCGATTGATACACATCGTCATGGGAAAGATGTCTACGTCGTCGGCTGTACGAATGTCGGGAAATCGACGTTCATTAATCGGATTATTAAAAGTGCGACGGGTATTGGTGAAGTCATTACGACTTCTCATTTCCCAGGAACAACATTAGATCTTGTTGAAATTCCACTTGATGATGGAAAGGCAATTTACGATACGCCAGGAATTATTAATGATCATCAAATTGCCCATTACTTGGATGCGGAAGATTTGAAAGCTATCACGCCTAAAAAAGAAATTAAACCGAAAGTATTTCAGTTGAATGCGGAACAGACGCTATATATTGGGGGACTTGCTCGTTTTGATTTTATCTCGGGGGATCGCTCGTCCTTTACGATTCATGTGTCCAATCATTTACCGATTCATCGGACGAAGTTAGCCAATGCGGATGCGTTGTATAAAGAACATTTAGGTGGATTATTGTCACCACCATCTGGTGAATCATTGGAGAAACTCCCGCCGCTTGTCCGACATGAGTTTTCCGTTAAAAAAGGAAAAATGGATTTGGTCATTTCGGGACTTGGTTGGGTTACTATCCAGCATCCGGGCGTTGTTGTCGCCGTCCATGCACCGCGTGGCGTTGACGTTGTACTACGACCATCCTTAATCTAA
- a CDS encoding YqeG family HAD IIIA-type phosphatase yields MYTNFLPDEYVKNVFHIRPEKLVERGVKGIITDLDNTLVEWDRPGATAEIIEWLASMNEVGIQVMIVSNNNNTRVKAFCDPLGIPFICEARKPLRKSFNKAITTMGIQKEQAVFIGDQMMTDILGGNRAGLHTILVVPVANSDGFITKFNRMMERRIMANLKRKGLLKWEE; encoded by the coding sequence GTGTATACAAATTTTTTACCGGATGAATACGTCAAAAATGTTTTTCATATACGACCAGAAAAACTAGTTGAGCGTGGTGTTAAAGGGATTATTACGGACCTGGACAATACGCTTGTCGAATGGGACCGACCAGGGGCGACCGCTGAAATTATAGAGTGGCTGGCATCTATGAATGAGGTTGGCATACAAGTGATGATTGTTTCAAACAACAATAATACGCGGGTCAAAGCATTTTGTGACCCGCTTGGTATACCGTTTATTTGTGAGGCCCGTAAGCCGCTAAGGAAGTCTTTTAATAAGGCGATTACCACTATGGGTATCCAAAAAGAGCAGGCGGTTTTCATCGGTGATCAGATGATGACCGATATTCTAGGTGGTAACAGAGCAGGTTTGCACACGATACTAGTTGTGCCAGTGGCTAATTCTGACGGCTTTATCACAAAGTTTAACAGAATGATGGAAAGAAGAATTATGGCTAATTTGAAGCGTAAAGGTTTGTTAAAGTGGGAGGAATAA
- the sigK gene encoding RNA polymerase sporulation sigma factor SigK, whose amino-acid sequence MSGFVMAIVQLWLEIPAVIGYIRGQAFQRPLSKEEEASCLQRLAEGDEDARDELIERNMRLVAHIVKKFHPKHELLDDYISIGTIGLMKAVNSFTPDRKTKLATYAARCIENEILMYLRTQKKVQKDVSLFDPIGMDKDGQSLQIADLLQTDDETPVEAVEYKERKERLYRHLGKLDGRELEIIQRRYGLLDDQPMTQKEIAEQLDISRSYVSRIEKRAIVKLYQLFKHEYNE is encoded by the coding sequence ATGAGCGGGTTTGTCATGGCAATCGTACAGCTATGGCTCGAAATTCCTGCAGTGATCGGCTATATTCGGGGGCAGGCTTTTCAGCGTCCCCTTTCGAAGGAAGAAGAAGCGTCTTGCCTACAACGCCTCGCTGAAGGCGATGAAGACGCTAGAGACGAACTGATTGAACGCAATATGCGCCTCGTTGCCCATATCGTAAAAAAATTCCATCCAAAACACGAATTACTTGATGATTATATCTCCATTGGAACCATTGGTCTCATGAAAGCTGTCAACAGCTTCACACCAGACCGAAAAACAAAACTAGCCACATACGCTGCCCGGTGTATTGAAAATGAAATACTCATGTATTTGCGCACACAGAAAAAAGTTCAAAAAGACGTTTCCCTCTTCGATCCAATCGGTATGGATAAAGACGGTCAATCACTGCAAATTGCAGATTTGCTTCAAACGGATGATGAAACCCCAGTCGAAGCAGTAGAATACAAGGAACGTAAAGAAAGATTATATCGACATCTTGGGAAACTAGATGGCCGAGAACTTGAAATCATTCAAAGACGTTACGGTTTACTCGATGATCAACCGATGACACAAAAAGAAATTGCAGAGCAACTCGATATATCCAGAAGCTATGTTTCGCGCATCGAAAAACGGGCAATCGTTAAACTATATCAGTTGTTTAAGCATGAGTATAATGAATAA
- the mtnN gene encoding 5'-methylthioadenosine/S-adenosylhomocysteine nucleosidase, whose protein sequence is MKIAVIGAMEEEVELLREEISSGQVTTVAGCELIEGQIGEHTVILVKSGIGKVNAAMATTLLLNNFKPDVVLNTGSAGGFLETLEVGTVVISDEVRHHDVDVTAFGYELGQVPGQPATYRSDDKLIDVARAAVEEIGKYPHATGLIASGDTFMSNAEHVDKVKEQFPTMIAAEMEAAAVAQVCHQFGTPFVVIRALSDIAGKESSISFDEFLPVAARHSTAIVLNAISKL, encoded by the coding sequence ATGAAGATCGCGGTAATTGGTGCAATGGAAGAGGAAGTAGAGCTATTACGGGAAGAAATCAGTTCGGGCCAAGTGACAACCGTGGCGGGCTGTGAACTGATTGAAGGACAAATTGGCGAGCATACGGTAATTCTCGTGAAAAGTGGCATTGGTAAAGTAAATGCGGCAATGGCTACAACATTACTCTTAAATAATTTTAAGCCGGATGTCGTATTGAATACAGGGTCAGCAGGTGGATTTTTAGAAACACTTGAAGTGGGAACTGTAGTGATTTCTGATGAAGTTCGTCATCATGATGTCGACGTCACTGCTTTCGGTTACGAGCTCGGGCAAGTGCCGGGACAGCCAGCGACGTACCGTTCAGACGATAAACTAATTGATGTAGCGCGTGCAGCTGTTGAGGAGATTGGGAAATATCCACATGCGACAGGGCTGATTGCTTCCGGTGATACGTTCATGAGCAATGCGGAGCATGTTGACAAGGTGAAGGAACAATTTCCAACGATGATCGCTGCGGAGATGGAAGCAGCAGCTGTTGCACAGGTCTGTCACCAATTCGGTACACCATTTGTTGTTATTCGTGCACTATCGGATATAGCAGGAAAAGAATCATCCATTAGCTTTGATGAGTTCCTACCAGTTGCTGCTCGTCATTCAACTGCTATTGTTTTAAATGCTATCTCGAAACTATAA